Genomic window (Phragmites australis chromosome 21, lpPhrAust1.1, whole genome shotgun sequence):
TGGGCAAAAGGAGATTACAATCTGATGGGTCCACGATTAAAATTTTGAAGCAAACAAATTCATCGACGATCGTTTACTATGCTTACATATGACCAGTCCATGATCACCGATGCTTCCATCGATAGCGAGACGACGGCGAGTGGAtcgcgccggcggcgtgccgcttcTTCTTGCAGTCATTCCTTGCCACCTTCTGGCGGTGAACGCGTCTGCCCTCGCCCCTTGTTGAAACCGTCTCCTGCTCCGGCGGATCTTGCAACCCGTCCAGGGTGCATGAGAATTCGAAGTCCGTCCAACCAATCGGTGCAATGACAGGAAAGGAGTCGAAGAACAACCGGCGCCAGATCCTGGCCCAGGGACGCTGCCTGGCCTCCACGTACTTTTCCCTCCAGCTGAGAACCTCCATGGACTGGGAGTCAGAGCTCTCGAAGTCGAGGAAGAATGAAAGACGCAACCGGCGCGTGCGCCGGCGGAAGCCCAGGGCCTCGTACATGGGCTTCCACAGCTCACCATCACGCTCTGCCACCAGGCGCCTCAGCTGCCTGCAGGTGCACTCCACCCTCGCGAGGTCCTCGTCGTCAGTGAACCTCTTCAAGATTTCCGTCTTGATGTCATCAGGCATGGACATGAAACTGGTCAGCGGCAGGCCGTTCCTGCGGCACAGCTCGACGAGGAGGCCCCAGCACACGCCGTCGGCGAGCGTCCAGCCGATCCGCGACACCCAGGGCTCCGTGTCACCCAAGGTGCGGGAGAGGAGCGGCGTGATGGTGGCCTTGTCCAGGCGCTCCCGGTACACGCTCCGCAGGTGGCAGTCCGTCGTGAGGAACATGAGGAGCGCGATGTTGCTCCCCTGCGCGCAGAGCATCAGCACGGCGGCATCCGCGCTCTTGTGGTGCGCCAGCTGCGGCACCGTGTACCAACGGGAGAGACACAGCGAGCCTGCCTCACCTGCTCGCTTCAGGAGGTGACCCGAGGGTGGCTGGGCGCCGTAGGGCTGGAAGCCGATGAAGAGGAAGGCGCCATGCATGACCATACCCAGCCGGCCGACTATGTCTTCGGCTTCCCACTGGTCAGCGTCGACGAACTTCTGGAGGAGGGTTGCCATGGTGGATTAATTTGAGAcgatgaaaggatcgaatagatGTAAGACTCTAGGAATCTAGGGGCTGAAGCTGAACCACCCCACCCGGCTAATGATCCGGAAATTTCCCAAGACTTGGTGTGTAAGCGATTGAAATGTGGTCAGTCAAAAATTATGTTGCTTCATTCCCTAATAATCCTCTTGAGATTCAGCGATAAGGTTAGTGACAGTGACACACAACATACTTTATGTGTCAATAAACAAAGCTAAATGCTAGTCAAACGATCAGAAAACATTAGAAAAAGTAGTTGGTGTCGAAGTTTGTCAAAATCGAGATCCTATTTGTTTGATTTCTACGATGCTATGAATGCCTatacaattcaaatatatttctacGATGCTATCAATGCCTATTCAATTCCTAAACAAAGTTAAGCAAAAAGTTcccctcgcaaaaaaaaaaagcagggACAAAGTTAGGTCTAGGTTGTTGCTTTGTGTTGTGTGCGTGTGTGAGAGCACTTGTAAAGAGTAAATTTTTTGCAGTACCGGAACCTTGTGTCGACGTTTGCTAGTGTGAGCTGAGTCCACCAACGAAGGCCTGAGTGAGCTATCAGCTGCCTACTCTGGCACTGGCAGGGACGTGAGGATGACACCGGCGGCGCCTCGAGTGCCCGGCGCAAACACCACCGGTCGCCATCCCTCGCCAAGAGGTACGCGACGTCAATCGTGATGCACAGCCGGCCAGCAAGGCCGTCGGCTTCTCAACCAGTTTGTCAATCATCTCGATCTTTTCAAAGGCTTTTAATTGGTAATTAGGGGGATTGAATTGTGCTTGGTCGTAACTTCTTTGGATTCAAAGACGCGGTTAGTGACAGTGATGCAACGATCCTACAATTCTACTAACACCAACACGATTTAAGTCGTCCATCAGTGGTAACAGGTAGCGGATCGCAATCTTGTAGAACAAACATATACTTGTATTAAGAAACATTCAAATGTTcaaattttgagattttttttaagttccTTGGAAAGGTACCAAGTGGTATCAAAATTATAACTTGACTGTACCTTATATTGTAATATCCTTGCATGTAAACTCTCCTTAACTAGCAACTACACACGTGTTTTACACATGTGAAATCAATCTAAAATATAGTAATCTGATAAAATAAAACAATATAGCATAACAAAAAATGATTTGCATACACAATGATTGAATTCAGGTGGTCATACGATACAAAGATGGATGGTGTTGATGAGATGGTCATCATCGATCAATAGAGGTGGCCGGCGTTGATGAGGTGGGTGTGAGCCGATGAGCGGAGGTAGCTGACGCCCATCCGCGGAGTTGATTGGTGCATGACTAGAGTTGAGGTTGTTGTATGTCGATCCGTGTAGGCGGTAGTAGGAATAAAAAATTGTGGCT
Coding sequences:
- the LOC133903869 gene encoding uncharacterized protein LOC133903869, which gives rise to MATLLQKFVDADQWEAEDIVGRLGMVMHGAFLFIGFQPYGAQPPSGHLLKRAGEAGSLCLSRWYTVPQLAHHKSADAAVLMLCAQGSNIALLMFLTTDCHLRSVYRERLDKATITPLLSRTLGDTEPWVSRIGWTLADGVCWGLLVELCRRNGLPLTSFMSMPDDIKTEILKRFTDDEDLARVECTCRQLRRLVAERDGELWKPMYEALGFRRRTRRLRLSFFLDFESSDSQSMEVLSWREKYVEARQRPWARIWRRLFFDSFPVIAPIGWTDFEFSCTLDGLQDPPEQETVSTRGEGRRVHRQKVARNDCKKKRHAAGAIHSPSSRYRWKHR